In Trichoderma atroviride chromosome 2, complete sequence, one DNA window encodes the following:
- a CDS encoding uncharacterized protein (SECRETED:SignalP(1-24)): protein MPHQQLAQPKNLMLLVAFLSSVLCLSSDSPSTPSFSPEAASSRGKESYYLLAAADGWLVRGKRCRHAPDRQKSGGKYRKREQMHAEAASLDQCAADPSHTTKRLPGSANLEISSTLHRVQ from the coding sequence ATGCCCCACCAGCAATTAGCTCAACCGAAGAATCTGATGCTGCTTGTCGCGTTTCTCTCGTCTGTCTTGTGCCTCAGCTCCGACAGCCCATCCACCCCCTCTTTCAGCCCCGaggcagcctcttctcgcGGCAAAGAGAGCTACTACCTGCTAGCGGCGGCCGACGGCTGGCTGGTCCGTGGGAAAAGATGTCGCCATGCTCCCGACCGACAAAAGAGCGGCGGGAAATATCGAAAGAGGGAGCAGATGCATGCTGAGGCTGCCTCACTCGACCAATGCGCGGCCGATCCGAGTCACACAACGAAGCGCTTGCCAGGCTCGGCCAATCTCGAAATCTCCTCGACACTTCATAGGGTGCAATAA